One genomic region from Prunus persica cultivar Lovell chromosome G3, Prunus_persica_NCBIv2, whole genome shotgun sequence encodes:
- the LOC18782012 gene encoding NDR1/HIN1-like protein 13, whose amino-acid sequence MADRVYPTAKPATAAPATAANPAFPATKAQLYSNTRPAYRPQPHHRRRSRSRCCSCCLWIIFLILLQLVIVAALSAAFYVFYRPHRPSFSVTSLKLQTLNFTTNSHLTSSFNLNITARNPNKKLVFIYNPMAISIYSNDVDIGDGIIPSFVHGKKNTTLLKAKIASSGKELQSSEVSALKADIKSKSGLPLKVRLDTKVRVKVLGLKTPRIGIRVKCEGIRVTSLPTAKAPATASTSNAKCKVDVRVKIWKWTV is encoded by the coding sequence ATGGCAGACAGAGTGTATCCTACAGCGAAACCGGCTACTGCGGCCCCCGCCACAGCAGCCAACCCCGCCTTCCCCGCCACTAAGGCCCAACTCTACAGCAACACGCGCCCAGCCTACCGTCCCCAACCCCACCACCGCCGCCGCAGCCGAAGCCGCTGCTGCTCCTGCTGCCTCTGGATCATCTTCCTCATCCTACTCCAGCTCGTCATCGTAGCCGCCCTCAGCGCCGCCTTCTACGTCTTCTACCGCCCCCACCGCCCTTCCTTCTCCGTTACCTCCCTCAAGCTCCAAACCTTAAACTTCACCACCAACTCCCACCTCACCTCCAGCTTCAACCTGAACATCACCGCTCGAAACCCTAACAAGAAACTCGTGTTCATCTACAACCCCATGGCCATCTCCATCTACTCCAACGACGTCGACATCGGCGACGGAATCATACCTTCCTTTGTGCATGGGAAGAAGAACACGACGCTGTTGAAGGCAAAGATCGCGAGCAGCGGGAAAGAGCTTCAGAGCAGTGAAGTGAGTGCTTTGAAGGCTGACATTAAGAGCAAAAGTGGGCTGCCATTGAAGGTCCGGTTGGACACTAAAGTGAGAGTGAAGGTGCTTGGGCTGAAGACTCCAAGAATTGGAATTAGGGTTAAGTGTGAGGGGATTAGGGTTACTTCTCTTCCAACTGCTAAAGCTCCTGCCACTGCTTCTACTTCCAACGCTAAGTGTAAGGTTGACGTTAGAGTCAAGATCTGGAAATGGACCGTGTGA
- the LOC109947924 gene encoding LOB domain-containing protein 22, whose protein sequence is MCPPFLSSLPIPHPTSPFISIEKIRETPQKKKPHQEKKPPLPPPPETHSITNNTSTQKEIIMSSISNHTHHQIPTPTTPTTTKGNGNAQACAACKYQRRKCAPDCILAPFFPHDRQRQFLNAHKLFGVSNITKIIKHLNLSDKEEAMRTIIFQSDIRANDPVGGCYRIIRELQRLIEYNKAELDIVLHQLAICRAQAQAQQQQQQNQIQIPEVGDQNSCDQLINMDPLSFYNNQVAHYHYVQPHPHALPAVQQQQQQQEVPYVLVQNNNINSPNSNSNNNNNNPHQHLHEDMNMWAMQDSMSSLDIKHGGGMNANDCEDLKPFVEIPCDDDQRNGEVRFQPEDIGDHQQRFVVPNTKLLISS, encoded by the coding sequence atGTGTCCACCTTTCCTCTCATCTCTCCCCATCCCTCATCCCACTTCCCCCTTCATTTCCATTGAGAAAATAAGGGAAACCCCCCAGAAAAAAAAGCctcatcaagaaaaaaaaccgcCTCTACCACCCCCGCCGGAGACGCATTCGATTACCAACAACACAtcaacccaaaaagaaattatcaTGAGTAGTATTAGCAACCATACTCATCATCAAATCCCAACACCAACAACACCTACTACAACAAAAGGTAACGGCAACGCCCAAGCTTGCGCTGCTTGCAAATACCAACGCAGGAAGTGCGCTCCTGATTGCATTCTCGCCCCTTTTTTCCCTCACGATCGCCAACGCCAGTTCCTCAACGCTCATAAATTGTTTGGCGTCAGCAACATCacaaaaattatcaaacaCCTTAATCTATCCGACAAGGAAGAGGCCATGCGCACCATCATCTTCCAGTCTGATATTCGAGCCAACGATCCTGTTGGCGGGTGCTACAGAATCATTCGGGAGCTGCAGCGTCTCATCGAGTATAACAAGGCGGAGCTCGACATTGTTCTTCACCAGCTAGCCATATGCAGAGCACAAGCACAagcacagcagcagcagcagcagaaccAGATTCAAATCCCAGAAGTTGGAGATCAGAATTCATGTGATCAGTTGATTAATATGGACCCTTTGAGTTTTTACAACAACCAAGTTGCCCATTACCATTATGTTCAGCCTCATCCTCATGCATTGCCTGCtgtgcaacaacaacaacagcaacaagAAGTGCCCTATGTGCTTGTTCAAAATAACAATATTAATAGCCCTAATAGTAATagcaataacaataataataacccaCATCAGCATTTGCATGAAGATATGAACATGTGGGCCATGCAAGATTCTATGTCTTCATTGGATATCAAGCATGGTGGTGGTATGAATGCCAATGATTGTGAAGATTTGAAGCCCTTTGTTGAGATTCCTTGTGATGATGATCAGAGAAATGGGGAGGTCAGGTTCCAGCCTGAGGATATTGGTGATCATCAGCAGAGGTTTGTAGTACCAAACACAAAATTACTTATATCATCATAA
- the LOC109947925 gene encoding mediator of RNA polymerase II transcription subunit 9, translating into MEHSYSGGGGGGGGSWNMIPSVPTHSNPSTPSSQDHMYLHHQQQQQQQQQQQFQQQQQRLLLQQQQQQQQQQQQQQQQQQQQQQHHQSLASHFHLFHLVEKLADTIENGTRDQQSESLISDLNNHFEKCQQLLNSISGSISTKAMTVEGQKRKLEESEQLLNQRRDLITKYRNSVEDLLKSEP; encoded by the exons ATGGAGCATTCGTACtctggaggaggaggaggagggggaggAAGCTGGAATATGATTCCAAGCGTGCCGACTCACAGTAACCCCTCTACACCCTCGAGTCAGGACCATATGTACCTCCatcatcagcagcagcagcagcagcagcaacaacaacagtttcaacagcaacaacagcgccttcttcttcaacaacagcaacagcaacagcagcagcagcagcagcagcaacaacaacagcagcagcagcagcagcatcacCAGTCACTCGCCTCACACTTCCATCTCTTCCAT TTGGTGGAGAAATTAGCTGACACCATCGAGAATGGCACTAGGGATCAGCAATCTGAATCATTG ATCAGTGATTTGAACAACCACTTTGAGAAGTGCCAGCAGCTGTTGAACTCCATATCCGGATCAATCAGCACCAAGGCTATG ACGGTTGAGGGACAGAAGCGAAAGCTGGAAGAAAGTGAACAATTGTTGAATCAGAGGAG GGACCTGATTACCAAGTACAGAAACTCTGTTGAAGACCTCCTCAAGTCTGAGCCGTAG
- the LOC18783648 gene encoding putative pentatricopeptide repeat-containing protein At1g17630, which translates to MLHASSQRFISTSSRLHHNHFRFPPKLSRSFSKPGHIHQTQIISHPSCTTHNEFLDFFEHILRQCTGNKQCKQVHAQIITTGTYQSEFLAAKLVTAYARIGLIFDAQKVFDTGPVEGRSNLLLWNSILRANVSHGFYEQALKLYDKMTNLGVLGDGFTFPLVIRACAFMDRLKLSKNVHSHVLQMGFQNHLHVVNELIGMYGKVGRMDCARLLFDRMRVRSYVSWNTMVSSYAFNYDCDGATEMFRRMELEGLEPNPVTWTSLLSSRARRGRREETIQLFGMMRVRGVGTTAEVLAVVLSVCADLAVVDKGKMIHGYVIRGGFKDYLFVENALICMYGKCGHVEDADKLFLGMESKNLVSWNALISCYAESGLCDEAFTIFSQLNDHPFMRPNIISWSAVIGGFSSKGRGEESLELFRQMQSIGVVANSVTISSVLSVCAELAVLNLGKEIHGHVVRALMQANILVGNGLVNMYTKCGSFKQGHLVFENIDSKDLISWNTMIAGYGMHGLGENALRIFYQMLESGFKPDNITFIAVLSACSHVGLVTEGCRLFDQMIGIYGIEPQMEHYACMVDLLGRAGLLHEGSNIVKNMPMEPNACVWGALLNSCRMHKNTDIAEETATHIFNMNSEITGSYMLLSNIYAASGKWEDSAKVRISAKTKGLKKIRGQSWIEVKNKVFMFSAGNTTQGGLELIHGILKDLALQMESEGYIPDKRIIQQNVDKELNLMGEA; encoded by the coding sequence ATGCTTCATGCTTCGTCTCAACGTTTCATATCAACCTCTTCGCGTCTCCATCATAACCATTTCCGTTTCCCACCAAAACTTAGCCGTTCTTTCTCTAAACCCGGCCATATTCATCAGACCCAGATCATATCACACCCGTCCTGTACCACCCACAATGaatttcttgatttctttGAACACATTCTTCGGCAATGCACTGGAAATAAACAGTGCAAACAAGTTCATGCCCAAATTATCACCACCGGCACGTATCAGTCGGAATTCTTGGCCGCCAAACTTGTGACTGCTTATGCACGCATTGGGCTCATCTTTGATGCCCAGAAAGTTTTTGACACCGGCCCAGTTGAGGGCAGATCAAACTTGCTCTtgtggaattcaattcttagAGCTAATGTCTCTCATGGGTTCTATGAACAAGCACTCAAACTGTATGATAAAATGACAAACCTTGGGGTTTTGGGAGATGGGTTTACTTTTCCTTTGGTTATTAGGGCCTGTGCGTTTATGGATAGGCTTAAGTTGTCCAAGAATGTGCATAGTCATGTTTTACAAATGGGTTTTCAGAATCATCTTCATGTTGTCAATGAGTTGATAGGAATGTACGGAAAAGTTGGTCGAATGGATTGTGCCCGCCTGTTGTTTGATAGAATGCGTGTTAGAAGCTATGTTTCGTGGAATACTATGGTCTCCAGTTATGCTTTTAACTATGATTGTGATGGTGCTACTGAGATGTTTAGGAGGATGGAGTTAGAGGGGTTGGAGCCGAACCCCGTGACTTGGACTTCATTATTGTCAAGTCGTGCTCGACGTGGCCGCCGTGAAGAGACCATACAGTTGTTTGGTATGATGAGGGTTAGAGGAGTTGGGACTACTGCTGAGGTGCTTGCTGTGGTGTTATCCGTATGTGCTGATTTGGCTGTGGTTGACAAGGGTAAGATGATTCATGGATATGTTATAAGGGGTGGTTTCAAAGATTACTTATTTGTGGAAAATGCGCTAATATGCATGTATGGAAAATGTGGACATGTAGAAGATGCAGACAAATTGTTTTTGGGGATGGAAAGCAAGAACCTTGTCAGTTGGAATGCTTTGATCTCATGTTATGCTGAATCTGGTTTATGTGATGAGGCTTTCACAATATTTTCCCAGCTGAATGATCATCCATTTATGAGACCTAACATCATAAGTTGGAGTGCTGTTATTGGAGGTTTTTCTTCCAAGGGACGAGGAGAGGAGTCTCTAGAACTCTTTCGGCAGATGCAGAGTATAGGAGTAGTGGCCAATTCTGTCACTATATCCAGTGTTTTATCTGTTTGTGCTGAATTAGCAGTACTGAATCTTGGTAAGGAAATTCATGGCCATGTGGTTAGGGCTTTGATGCAAGCTAACATTTTGGTTGGGAACGGCTTGGTTAATATGTACACAAAGTGTGGAAGTTTTAAGCAAGGGCATCTAGTATTTGAGAATATTGACAGTAAGGACTTGATCTCATGGAACACTATGATTGCTGGGTATGGGATGCATGGGCTTGGTGAGAATGCTCTAAGAATTTTTTACCAGATGCTCGAATCGGGATTCAAGCCAGACAACATAACATTTATTGCTGTTCTTTCTGCTTGTAGTCATGTCGGGCTAGTCACTGAGGGTTGTCGCCTTTTTGATCAGATGATTGGAATTTATGGTATAGAACCCCAGATGGAGCACTATGCATGCATGGTTGATCTTCTTGGCCGTGCTGGGTTATTGCATGAAGGAAGCAACATTGTGAAAAACATGCCAATGGAACCCAACGCCTGTGTTTGGGGTGCCCTTCTCAATTCTTGTAGGATGCACAAAAATACAGATATCGCAGAAGAAACTGCCACCCACATTTTCAACATGAACTCAGAAATTACCGGGAGCTACATGCTGCTGTCCAACATTTATGCTGCTAGCGGGAAATGGGAGGACTCAGCAAAGGTGAGGATCTCAGCAAAGACAAAGGGATTGAAGAAAATCCGGGGGCAGAGTTGGATTGAGGTGAAGAACAAAGTCTTTATGTTTTCAGCAGGGAACACTACTCAAGGAGGCTTGGAGTTAATTCATGGTATCCTCAAAGACTTGGCGCTTCAAATGGAGAGTGAGGGCTATATACCCGATAAGAGAATCATTCAACAGAACGTTGACAAAGAGCTGAATCTTATGGGTGAGGCATAG
- the LOC18783798 gene encoding chaperonin CPN60-like 2, mitochondrial produces the protein MYRIASKSASSVASSTSRKLVCSRVICNRNYVAKDISFGVGARAALLQGVSEVAEAVKVTMGPKGRYVIIENSHKDPKVTKDGVTVAKSISFKGKYKNVGADLVKQVAKATNTAAGDGTTCATVLTQAILTEGCKSIAAGVNAMDLRIGINMAVDAVVSDLKSRALMISTPDEITQVATISANGEREIGELIARAMEKVGKEGVITVADGNTLDNELEVVEGMKLGRGYISPYFITDQKTQKCELENPLILIYEKKISDLNSLVKILELAVNKLRPLLIVAEDVEGDPLAMLILNKHHAGVKVCAIKAPGFGENRKANLDDLAVLTGGEVITEDRGLTLDKVQFEMLGTAKKVTVSLDDTIILHGGGDKKQIEERCEELRTAMEKSTAMFDKEKAQERLSKLSGGVAVFKVGGVSEAEVGERKDRVTDALNATRAAVEEGIVPGGGVALLYATKALDNLQVQNEDQRRGVQIIQNALKAPTFTIVSNAGFDGPLVLGKLLEQDDPKLGYDAAKGEYVDMVKAGIIDPLKVIRTALIDAASVSLLLTTTEAAVVDKPNEKKPPSHVPNMDALGGY, from the exons ATGTATCGAATAGCTTCAAAATCAGCGTCTTCCGTCGCTTCTTCTACTTCCAGGAAATTG GTATGTAGTAGGGTTATATGTAATAGGAATTATGTGGCAAAAGATATCAGTTTCGGGGTTGGGGCTCGCGCCGCTTTGTTGCAAGGTGTCTCAGAGGTGGCAGAGGCTGTCAAAGTTACAATGGGACCAAAG GGTCGATATGTGATAATTGAGAACAGTCACAAGGATCCAAAGGTCACAAAGGATGGTGTTACTGTTGCGAAAAGCATTAGTTTCAAGGGAAAGTACAAGAATGTGGGTGCCGATCTTGTGAAGCAGGTTGCTAAAGCTACTAATACTGCTGCAGGAGACG GTACGACTTGTGCAACTGTCCTGACCCAAGCAATACTCACAGAAGGTTGCAAGTCAATAGCTGCTGGGGTAAATGCAATGGATTTGCGCATTGGTATCAATATGGCAGTTGATGCTGTTGTTTCTGATCTGAAAAGCAGAGCATTGATGATAAGCACACCAGACGAGATTACACAG GTTGCTACTATTTCTGCAAATGGTGAACGAGAGATTGGAGAGCTGATAGCAAGAGCAATGGAGAAAGTGGGGAAGGAAGGAGTCATTACTGTTGCC GATGGGAATACTTTGGATAATGAATTGGAAGTGGTGGAAGGGATGAAGCTAGGCAGAGGCTACATTTCTCCTTACTTTATCACTGACCAAAAGACTCAGAAATGT GAACTGGAAAACCCACTGATCCTCatttatgaaaagaaaatttcggaCCTGAATTCACTTGTGAAAATACTAGAGCTGGCAGTAAAT AAACTTAGACCACTTCTTATTGTGGCCGAGGATGTCGAAGGTGATCCACTTGCTATGCTAATACTCAACAAACATCATGCTGGGGTTAAG GTTTGTGCTATCAAAGCTCCTGGTTTTGGGGAAAACAGGAAAGCTAATTTAGACGATCTCGCCGTTCTTACTGGGGGCGAG GTTATCACCGAAGATCGTGGTTTAACTCTCGACAAAGTCCAGTTTGAAATGCTTGGTACTGCAAAAAAG GTGACTGTCTCTCTTGACGACACCATCATTCTACATGGAGGTGGGGATAAGAAACAGATTGAAGAAAGATGTGAGGAG TTGAGAACAGCAATGGAGAAGAGTACCGCCATGTTTGACAAGGAGAAAGCACAGGAGCGGCTGTCAAAGCTATCTGGTGGAGTTGCTGTTTTCAAG GTTGGAGGGGTTAGTGAGGCAGAAGTCGGGGAAAGGAAAGATAGGGTAACAGATGCTTTAAATGCTACAAGAGCAGCTGTGGAAGAGGGTATTGTGCCAG GTGGTGGTGTTGCTCTCTTGTATGCTACAAAAGCTTTGGATAACCTTCAAGTGCAAAATGAAGACCAAAGAAGAGGAGTACAAATAATCCAGAATGCTCTAAAG GCACCTACGTTCACTATAGTTTCAAATGCTGGTTTTGATGGTCCACTGGTTCTTGGTAAATTGTTGGAACAAGATGATCCTAAATTGGGTTATGATGCGGCTAAAG GGGAATACGTTGACATGGTGAAGGCTGGAATCATAGATCCTCTGAAAGTCATTAGAACCGCCTTGATAGACGCTGCCAG TGTTTCGTTGCTGTTGACTACAACTGAGGCAGCTGTGGTGGACAAACCAAATGAGAAAAAACCTCCCAGCCATGTGCCAAATATGGATGCTTTGGGAGGCTACTAA